A stretch of DNA from Bos taurus isolate L1 Dominette 01449 registration number 42190680 breed Hereford chromosome 25, ARS-UCD2.0, whole genome shotgun sequence:
AGTTCCCCCATGTAGTCTTCACAGCAGCCCAGCCAGGGGGCACCAAGTGAGCAACCCACCCCAAGAGGCCTGGTAAAACGGCCAGCACCAGCCGGAGCCTGCCCTCAGCTCCCTGCAGCTCACCCTGGAGCCGGCGTGGTGGGCTCTCCCCAGGCTTCGTGCCGACCAAGGGCCACTCCTGGATCCCGATATCATGAGTCAGGGTTCCAGCAGGTGAGTCTCCCCTCCAGAGGGCCTGGGGTACTTGGGCATCACAGGGCTGGACACGGATGACTTGTTGGGTTCTCCTGCTGATAACGGGTGGGCTTGGAAGCCCATGTCATCACGTCTGCTCCCTCCTACCCTCCTGGGAGGCTGCTCCCTCAGGCTGTCCCTGTGCCCCTAAAGTGGGCCCTCCAGTGTTCATCaccccctgctctctgcagcctGATGTCGGTCTGCAGTCGTCCTGCACACTGATATCTGGCTCTCCTGCTAAACCAGACTCAAGACACGGTGCGTAACTTTCCTGGTTAACACTGTATTTAGGGTCCAGCACGCTGGATAAGTTGTTGAAGAAGTGCTTATGAATCAACAGGTCGAATGAATTTGGCAGCCCTGCTATCCTTTCAGTGCCTCTGCAGGTCCCAAGGCCAGAGCAGGGTAGAGACCGCAGGGGACGTCCTGCAAGCCCACAGAGACACCAGTCTCCCCGCCGGCTGTGTCCTCCGGGCCTTCGCTTCTCTTCTCTATAGTGAGCAGGAGAGGGAAGCCGTCCAAATGCCTGGGGGGCTCTGCCCACCGAGCAGGGCTGGGTGGTCACGTCCCTGGTTTCCCCTCCCTGCCTGTGCTGTGGACAGCATCACCTCTTCTCCATAGGGCTAAGTTCTCGTGCCCTGGGGTCCACAGCTCTCTCACGTCCCTTCAGGGGTTTCTTTCTTACCAGCATGTTTTGAGATCACCACATCTCGAGGCTGCTGCACCCAGGGGCCCAGGAGGCAGgtgaagggagaggaagaaggggcTGGTCTTCCCACCCTGAAACTCAGAAGGAACACGGAGATGACCGGATGTTCTGGGGTGGAAGAGTGTGCGTACAGGGGTGTCAGACGTCCCTGGCTGCAGGGCCGGGGGCAGGGGGTGCTCTTGGTCCCCCACACTTGGCTGGGCACTTGACGCTTCCTATTGGAATTTTCATGGCCTTGGTGCCCTAGCATCTGCCACCCCAACCCCAAACCATGAAACAAAGTGCTTTTCTTTTGGAAGCCATCTGTGAGAACAAtggcctttatttaaaaaataaacttttttgtaACACGAGAGAGGGTCACTGTGACCGCACCCCCAGCCCCCCGAGACGGGGTTGAGAGGTGGGCAGGGTCACAGCCCTGCGAAGTCCTCTTTGTGCTGCTCTAGCCACTGGTCCAGCCTCCTGGCCTTGGGGTTGAGCTTCAGGGTCAGTTCGATGTTGCGGTCGGGTTTCAGGGCATAGAAACGGAACATGTTGGCCAGATCCtgggcaccagggaagccaagcttCTCGTAGTCCTCAGGGCTTGTCTGCAAGCAGAGGGGCGTCAGTACCTCAGTCCCTACTCTGTCCCCTTGAATTCATCTGAAGACTGTTGATGCTAAAAAGATGAAACTTCAAAAACCACTGTTGCAGGGCAATTTATATCCAGTTCTTCCAAGATCACGAGGTGCAGACATCTCAGTCCCTTCCATATCAGGACTCTGCTTTTGTCACTTTGTTGCTCAAAACACCAAAGCTGTTGTTCCCCTTTCTTGACCAAACTGAACCTTAACTCCTTGGCTCCCAAACCCTCCATGGCTGCCTCAGGCTTTCGTTGTTTAGATAGTAATACACAGCCCTTTAGTGCACGTTTTGTAGAACGTTCATTGTGCCAAGGGAGCGTCTACATCATTATTCCGTTCATTCTTCACAGTAGCCTGAGGACAGGATACCCTCCGTacacccactttacagatgaagaaaccgaggcagagaggggccaggggctgggccTCTGGTCATACACAGGTGGGTGTTAAGGGCTGGGAGCAAAATGTGAGCCCAAAACGTGTCCTGCCCTGGTCTCTCCCCTCTTTACTGCTCTGCTTGCGTCTGGGGGGCTCTGTGGGAGGTTTCTGTCATTTAATGACTGAGTATCCCAGACTCTCAAAATGATTAGAAACAACAAACCCAGGGGTCTGGACAGGACAGGGCAGGTGAGGGAAGGGGCCGGATGGGGCCTACTGCAGCCTCCATCCCCTCCGCCAAGCAGTCCAAGACACCCCGTGCTCTCCCTCCTTGCTTTGGCCCCTGCTGGGCCCTCTTCCTGGAGCCCTTTCTTGCCACTTGGCCCTCTGCCAGAGCCAGACATCTCACTCGGCAGCCACACTTCACTCCTGAGGACAGCACAACGTCAGCATTCTCTGAGGATGAACTTGGCTTTGTGATGCTCAGAGCGTGGGGCAGCCCAGGATGCCACTCCCCTGCTACCCGCAAAGCCCCTCGGATGGGGCTACCGCATTCCCGCCAGGCCTCTCACCTTGGCGTCGCGCACCGCCTTGCCAGTGTGCTTGGTGAGCAGGGCGGCGTACTCCTCCACCGTGTGCCTGCAGGTGCTGAGCCCGATGTTCCTGCCGACGTACTCCTCTGGTGTCTTTAGCAAGCTGAGCACCACGGGACCCAGGTCGGCCACGGACATGCCGTCTATGGGCACGTCACCCATGGGCAAGcctgggagggggagagggatgTGCTGGCCTGTGTCTCTTGAGGGGTCCGTCTCCACCAGCTGGTTGGCGCACAGGTCAGCACCTGGCCTAACTCAGACACCTCAGGGTCAGCAGCAGAACTGAGTCAGGAAACAGGACATGACGGAGCTCTGCCACTGGCAGGCTGTTCAAATCCTGGGAGCCCGGCCGGGGAGAACTCCAGGCCTGCCACCCGTCAGGCCTGGGACAGGAACAAGCAGAAGGAGAGCAAGGGGCTTTGAAAGGCGCTCTGCCCAAGAATGGGTGCAAACCCCAGTTCCTGACGTGGACGCCCACGGAGGATGTAAATGCCAGCAAGAAAGCTCGGGTGGCCAAGGCCGGGGCCGAGCCCAGAGCAACATGGTGGGTGGGTGCTGATAAACGTGTTAATGAGTGACTCTACCGGCCGCAGTGTGGCTTTCAGGAGGGAGAAGCAGAGCTCTGTCTAGATGAGGCACCTAGAGCTCTCAGGCCCTGCCTGTAAAGTTTCCACGGCTGCCCATTCAGACCACCCAGGAGCCTGTGGGGATGAACTCCAGCTCAGTGATGGAACACAGGTGACTTGACGATGGCTCTGCAAACTGTAAAGGGTGGTGTTGGGGTGCCAGGCCCAGGGAGGGTGAGCAGGGATCATGCAGAGGTGAGGAGCCAGGGGAGGGTGCTGACCCCTCCTGCTCTGCCTGCCGAGCCTCCTGCACTGCCCCGCCGGCGGCAGGACACAGGTCGGACATGGTGCCCTCCAAGCTGCTTAGAGATTTGGAGACAGGCACTGAGAAGAAAGTGCTTTCCTACCCCTGGGAAATCTACAACTGGACCTAGCCCTCCAAACCCTCTCCTCACTGATGAAGCAGAAACAAGAACCACGCTTGTTTCTGCAAAGCTCTCCGAAAGACACAGCACAGTATCCCCACACTGGGCAGATCTTCCCTGGGGAAGTCTGGGCCATGCCCGTCTCATGGGACAGGACACGGACGCCCAACAGGGTCATGGGTCTATTGTGAGAGGGCTGGGGCTCAGACCTGGAGCCCTCGGAGGACAAGCCCGCTCTCTGGGCCACCGTGGCTCTGCATGGTGCCAGCAGACGCCCGAGGGAACACACTCACTCAGCAAGTAGCTCCTTCCATCCGGGGCTTTCTGGGGCAGGAAGTAGGAAAGGAGGTTCTCAAAATAGCAGGGCAGCCGCACACTGGTCATGGGGACGCCGATGTCCCGGAAATACTCTTCCACCTCCCCTTTGCCGTCAAAGTGTCCCACTGTCAGTCTCCCCGCCGTTAGCTTCTTGATGTTCTCCAGGCCACTGTAGACCACGTAGCGCAGGCCCAGGCGCTTGGCCAGATCAGCCAGCAGCTTTCCCTGGCGGGCGAGTGGGCAGGAAAGGAGAAACCACAAAGCTCAGAGGAAGGGTGTGTGTCCCCATCGTGGCCCTGGCTCTCCCCCCAGAGGCCACTGTGCCAAGAGCCACAGGCCACTAACCCCTCTGATAAGGTTCCCCCTTTCCTGTGCAGCTCCCACAGCATCACATCCTCTACCCCAGGATTATAAGCCTCCCACCAGCCAACAGCCTTAGCACCCCTTCTCCAGATCATCCAGGTTGTCCCACCTTCCAGGGTACTGGGCCGAAGTCCACCGTGTGCCACCTGGGAGGGGGCGCACAGAGGCTTCCCGTCTCTGCCTGTGCTCAGACAGCATCTTGTCCCCATGCTGTGCTGTCTTCCTTGGAGAGCCCCAGCCGTCCCCTAGGGAAGCGCTATGGCTCAGCTGTTGAGCACACAAAACACGCCACCTGGGATCCGGACTGGCTCTGCAGCGCCCTGGCTGTGCCTTCCAGGACAAAGGGTCTAACTGCTCTGCCTCCTCGGTTAAATGGGGACAGACCACCTGGTGCATAAGGCTGTGTAGGGCGCTGGATGGTGGCCTCCCAAGAGATATGTCCACCTCCCATCCGCCAGAACCTGGGAATGTCACATCGTTTGGGAAAGGGTCTCCaaagatattttttaagttaaaaaacttgagatcatcctggattaccCTGGTGGGCCCTCAACCCAATGACAAGTTGTCCTTATGAGAGATGGAAGAGGAGAcagggagaagaggaaaggctgcgtgaagacagaggcagagcccAGAGTGACGTGACCACGTGGAGAGCCAACACCACCAGACTGGAAGAGGCAAGCCTCCAGACAGGGCAGGGCCAACACCTTGCTGTTGGACTCCTGGACTTCAGAGCTGGGAGAGAATGAattcctgttgttttaagccacctggCTTGTGGTCATTTGTCATGGTGCAGGCGGTCAGGTTGACGGGATCTGCATGAACCAGAAAAGCTGTCTTTGTCCACTCTCTGAGATGGGCTTCCAGGTACGACAGCAACTGAAGGCTCAAGGTTAAAAACAGAGACCAGGGGTCCAGTCCAGCTTCCCTTTATGGACCAAAGTGGTCCAATCAAGCTCCCCTCTCCATGGGAGGAAACACAGACCAGCTCAGGGAAGTCACGCCCACAGTCAAGGCGGTGGGAGCTGTGGACGAGGCAGGACTGAAAGCCGATGGCCAGGGGTCTCAGCCCTGGAACCCTGGCTGCACCAGTCATACCTTCTACAAACACCCAAGCGCCTGCTATGTGACAGGCCCGCTGCAAGTGTCTCCACCTTCCAGGGGATTTTAAAAAGATGCATGTTTGTCTCACATCCCTCCCACAGCAGCCTGGGCTCAACGCCACCGACCAAAGAGAAGCTGGGTGGAAAACAGAATAAAGAGAAACGTGAAACATCTAAAAGGGACCTGGCAGATTTGGGGAATGACGGTGACGTGTTATgctttgattgttgttgttcagtcaccaagctgtgtcggactcttgcgaccccatgaactgcagcacgccaggcttccctgtccctcatcatatTTTGATTAGAACGTTAGTTCCATGcgtatgtgtgctgtgtgtgtgctaagtggcttcgactgggtcccactctttgcgaccctgtagactgtagccctccagtctcttctgtccgtgggattctccaggcaagaatactggagtgggttgccatgccctcctccagaggatcttcctaactcagggactgaacccatgtctcttatgtgtcctgcactggcaggtgggttctctaccactagcgccacccgggaagtcaGTTATATGGGTATATTTATCTTCAAATTTCATCAAACTGtacaattaaaatgtgtaccttTTAAGAAAATTATGGGTCAGCACAGTTGTTGAGAAAAATGTGAAGTCACTGGATGACATAAAGCAGATTGGGGTTGCCTCGGcctggggaggggagaatggggagGGGCTGCCACCAGCTATGGTGTTTTCCTTTGGGGGTGAttaaatgttctggaattagtagTGGTGATGGCGGCACAACTTTACAAACGTGTGAAAAAACACTGAACTGTTCACTTCAAAAGGGTGAACAGTATGGTGATATCTTACGTCATTGGATGAAGAAGCCACCTCCTGCCCTTATCAAAGTCTAGGAGGGCTGCATGGAAGAGGGGAAAGGCTGCAGTCGTCACAGGCAGGGGGCAGCCCCTCTCTGACAAGTCAGAGCTGCCCTGCAAGGGCCAGCAGAGAGACCTGGGAGCTCTTCGAAGATGCCTGGCTCCTGCCCTGGCCTCCTGACGCCCAGCGGCCTGGCCTCACCTGCTTGACCTCCTGCTCCTGGCTGCAGTTCTCCCAGTAGTTGGTCACAATGAAGGTGGCGTGAGCCCCGCTCAGGGCCAGCTCCATGCTGGCCTCGTCATCCTGGTCTCCCTGCACTACCTCTGCACCTTGCAGCCTCAGCTGCTTCGCTGCCCTCTGCCCAGGGTCCCGAGTCACCACTCGGACCCTAAATGTCCCATCTTCCAGGAGTGTCCGGGCCACTGAGCCTCCCTGGGCACCTGCGGAGAATCAGAAAGACCTGCAGGGTGGAACCTGCATGGGAGGCCTGCGCAGGGTGGCGCCCCTAGCGCTGGGGGGCGGGGCCGGCCGGACCCCCGGGCTGTCCTGGGTAAGGGGTCCAGCGCCTCCTTTTGGGGTTTCGCTTACCTGTGGCTCCAAACACCACCACCAGCTTCTTGTCCGCCATGTGAGCGGGAGCGGAAGGTGTGGTCCCGAGAAGTCTAGGGGCAGTGAGAGGCGCAGAGTGGGCGAAAGGGCGCGCGCGTCGCGTAGGCCCCAGGGGGCGGTTCGGCCGGGAAATAGAGGGACTCCGCCACCCCCTTCCCTTAGGACTGGCTCCGGGTCCTACCCGCAACCCTTTCCCGGGCCCTCCAGACCAGCTGTACCTCCCAGTGGAGGCCTAGGTGTGAAACGCTCCGGGAACTGGGGACCCGTGAGGCTGCAGCCGAGTCCACGGCAGAGGGGGGATGCAACCCTACATGTGGCGCCGACCCTCGCCCTCAGCTCCAGTGGCAACCTGGCAAAGCCATGCTTTCCCAGACACCCTGCATGAAGGGACCCCAGGCTGGGTTGCTTCCGAATCCTCGCCGTCCGGGCCCTCACTGCGCGAAGCGGACACGCCACCCCCCTCCGCAGGCACAGATGGTTCGTCCCGACTCGGGCGAACTCGGCCGAAGGTCTGGAGCCGCCGGCCCGAAGCCTACGTAAACCGAATTTGCGTAAATCAGGTCTGACCGAAATGCACTGCATAGGCGAATGCTGGTGGTGACGGCTGCGCCAAGCAAAAATGAGtaactaaataatttttattttgcatgaaCATCTGATCTTTGAGATATGGGTGTCGCCCAAAGACAAATCTATATTcgtgactctttt
This window harbors:
- the NMRAL1 gene encoding nmrA-like family domain-containing protein 1 isoform X2 — translated: MQCISVRPDLRKFGLRRLRAGGSRPSAEFARVGTNHLCLRRGVACPLRAVRARTARIRKQPSLGSLHAGCLGKHGFARLPLELRARVGATCRVASPLCRGLGCSLTGPQFPERFTPRPPLGDFSGPHLPLPLTWRTRSWWWCLEPQGKLLADLAKRLGLRYVVYSGLENIKKLTAGRLTVGHFDGKGEVEEYFRDIGVPMTSVRLPCYFENLLSYFLPQKAPDGRSYLLSLPMGDVPIDGMSVADLGPVVLSLLKTPEEYVGRNIGLSTCRHTVEEYAALLTKHTGKAVRDAKTSPEDYEKLGFPGAQDLANMFRFYALKPDRNIELTLKLNPKARRLDQWLEQHKEDFAGL
- the NMRAL1 gene encoding nmrA-like family domain-containing protein 1, coding for MADKKLVVVFGATGAQGGSVARTLLEDGTFRVRVVTRDPGQRAAKQLRLQGAEVVQGDQDDEASMELALSGAHATFIVTNYWENCSQEQEVKQGKLLADLAKRLGLRYVVYSGLENIKKLTAGRLTVGHFDGKGEVEEYFRDIGVPMTSVRLPCYFENLLSYFLPQKAPDGRSYLLSLPMGDVPIDGMSVADLGPVVLSLLKTPEEYVGRNIGLSTCRHTVEEYAALLTKHTGKAVRDAKTSPEDYEKLGFPGAQDLANMFRFYALKPDRNIELTLKLNPKARRLDQWLEQHKEDFAGL